One genomic segment of Mobula hypostoma chromosome 2, sMobHyp1.1, whole genome shotgun sequence includes these proteins:
- the LOC134342978 gene encoding pro-interleukin-16-like isoform X2, with amino-acid sequence MESKRGWSFSSAKLSQKDCKAKACPVESGTMLGNVDRIGEGGSKGLRKMSCQEVGTASEPRASHRRSSSLSASEFWRALERSEGQQQGKGPSGVGLAESIRRRCTSFVKPGKVAAETLGTERPAARRQPEHWKSLVLQKIQSFEQIVRQRRSGGKGEQQPATERPGLGAQAPVGTPMPERWADNLPEPGAQPVEASPEVGPQPTKGSPEVGPQPIKGSPDVEPQPIKGSPEVGPQPIKGSPEVEPQLVEGSPKAQSLVDVDSPLDREPLSPIPHSDDEASLSDESVLTIQSDVSQLDRSYSISLAELRECGLESQDDARLDHSASLASNMSSMSVVSLIPAEELDRLLDEVNCLEEEALQCPEEVRVVVLHKEEGAGLGFSMAGGADHENKTVTAHKVFPYGLAAQEGTIEQGDEILSINGYSLKGVTHSEALSHLHKARPSKQAIVVVRKVTRAEKTAVHRGASTSNEHHGDQVSGGIAERSGLIQQGDELLRVNGEDCRDRTCYEAWNLIKSQPAGPVRLVIRKNRDGVSQEQV; translated from the exons ATGGAATCCAAACGTGGCTGGTCCTTCTCGAGTGCCAAGCTGTCTCAGAAGGACTGCAAAGCCAAGGCATGCCCCGTGGAGAGTGGGACTATGCTGGGGAACGTGGACAGGATTGGAGAGGGAGGCAGCAAGGGCCTGAGGAAGATGAGCTGCCAGGAGGTGGGAACGGCCAGCGAGCCGCGAGCCAGCCACCGCCGCTCCTCCAGCCTGTCCGCCTCCGAGTTCTGGCGGGCGCTGGAGCGGAGCGAGGGCCAGCAGCAGGGCAAGGGGCCGAGCGGCGTGGGGCTGGCTGAGAGCATCCGGCGGCGGTGCACCAGTTTCGTCAAGCCGGGGAAGGTGGCGGCGGAGACTCTGGGCACGGAGCGGCCCGCGGCGAGGAGGCAGCCTGAGCACTGGAAGTCACTGGTGCTTCAGAAGATCCAGTCGTTCGAGCAGATCGTGAGGCAGCGACGCAGCGGTGGAAAGGGCGAGCAGCAACCGGCGACAGAAAGACCTGGGCTTGGGGCCCAGGCGCCTGTGGGAACTCCCATGCCTGAACGGTGGGCGGACAATCTGCCAGAGCCTGGGGCCCAGCCAGTGGAGGCAAGCCCTGAGGTCGGGCCCCAGCCAACCAAGGGAAGCCCTGAGGTCGGGCCCCAGCCAATCAAGGGAAGCCCTGATGTTGAGCCCCAGCCAATCAAGGGAAGCCCTGAGGTCGGGCCCCAGCCAATCAAGGGAAGCCCTGAGGTTGAGCCGCAGCTGGTGGAGGGAAGTCCCAAGGCCCAATCCCTGGTAGATGTGGACAGCCCGCTGGATCGCGAACCACTGTCTCCCATACCCCACTCCGACGATGAGGCCTCGCTGTCAGACGAATCTGTGCTAACGATACAGAGCGATGTGAGCCAGCTGGACAGGAGTTACTCCATCAG CCTGGCAGAGCTCCGCGAGTGCGGCCTGGAGTCCCAGGACGACGCTCGGCTCGACCACTCCGCCTCGCTGGCATCCAACATGTCGTCCATGTCCGTGGTCTCGCTCATCCCCGCTGAGGAGCTCGACCGCCTGCTGGACGAGGTCAACTGCCTGGAGGAGGAGGCGCTGCAG TGCCCAGAAGAGGTCCGAGTGGTGGTCCTGCACAAGGAGGAGGGGGCAGGCCTCGGCTTTAGCATGGCGGGTGGAGCGGACCACGAGAACAAGACGGTAACT GCTCACAAGGTGTTCCCGTACGGTCTGGCCGCCCAAGAGGGGACCATTGAGCAGGGAGACGAGATCCTGTCCATCAATGGATACTCTCTCAAGGGCGTCACCCACAGCGAGGCCCTCTCCCACCTCCACAAGGCTCGGCCTTCGAAGCAAGCTATCGTCGTGGTGCGGAAGGTGACCAGAGCAGAGAAAACGGCTGTTCACAGGGGTGCCAGTACCAGTAATGAGCATCATGGTGACCAGGTGTCAG GTGGGATAGCAGAACGCAGTGGTTTGATCCAGCAGGGAGATGAGCTGCTGCGGGTTAACGGAGAAGACTGTCGTGATCGCACTTGTTACGAAGCTTGGAATCTGATCAAATCGCAACCAGCAGGCCCAGTTAGGCTGGTGATCCGGAAGAACCGGGATGGAGTGTCTCAGGAACAGGTATAG
- the LOC134342978 gene encoding pro-interleukin-16-like isoform X1, with protein MESKRGWSFSSAKLSQKDCKAKACPVESGTMLGNVDRIGEGGSKGLRKMSCQEVGTASEPRASHRRSSSLSASEFWRALERSEGQQQGKGPSGVGLAESIRRRCTSFVKPGKVAAETLGTERPAARRQPEHWKSLVLQKIQSFEQIVRQRRSGGKGEQQPATERPGLGAQAPVGTPMPERWADNLPEPGAQPVEASPEVGPQPTKGSPEVGPQPIKGSPDVEPQPIKGSPEVGPQPIKGSPEVEPQLVEGSPKAQSLVDVDSPLDREPLSPIPHSDDEASLSDESVLTIQSDVSQLDRSYSISLAELRECGLESQDDARLDHSASLASNMSSMSVVSLIPAEELDRLLDEVNCLEEEALQCPEEVRVVVLHKEEGAGLGFSMAGGADHENKTVTAHKVFPYGLAAQEGTIEQGDEILSINGYSLKGVTHSEALSHLHKARPSKQAIVVVRKVTRAEKTAVHRGASTSNEHHGDQVSENLGECITVELEKNNAGLGFSLDGGKDSSQGDRPVTIKKVFSGGIAERSGLIQQGDELLRVNGEDCRDRTCYEAWNLIKSQPAGPVRLVIRKNRDGVSQEQV; from the exons ATGGAATCCAAACGTGGCTGGTCCTTCTCGAGTGCCAAGCTGTCTCAGAAGGACTGCAAAGCCAAGGCATGCCCCGTGGAGAGTGGGACTATGCTGGGGAACGTGGACAGGATTGGAGAGGGAGGCAGCAAGGGCCTGAGGAAGATGAGCTGCCAGGAGGTGGGAACGGCCAGCGAGCCGCGAGCCAGCCACCGCCGCTCCTCCAGCCTGTCCGCCTCCGAGTTCTGGCGGGCGCTGGAGCGGAGCGAGGGCCAGCAGCAGGGCAAGGGGCCGAGCGGCGTGGGGCTGGCTGAGAGCATCCGGCGGCGGTGCACCAGTTTCGTCAAGCCGGGGAAGGTGGCGGCGGAGACTCTGGGCACGGAGCGGCCCGCGGCGAGGAGGCAGCCTGAGCACTGGAAGTCACTGGTGCTTCAGAAGATCCAGTCGTTCGAGCAGATCGTGAGGCAGCGACGCAGCGGTGGAAAGGGCGAGCAGCAACCGGCGACAGAAAGACCTGGGCTTGGGGCCCAGGCGCCTGTGGGAACTCCCATGCCTGAACGGTGGGCGGACAATCTGCCAGAGCCTGGGGCCCAGCCAGTGGAGGCAAGCCCTGAGGTCGGGCCCCAGCCAACCAAGGGAAGCCCTGAGGTCGGGCCCCAGCCAATCAAGGGAAGCCCTGATGTTGAGCCCCAGCCAATCAAGGGAAGCCCTGAGGTCGGGCCCCAGCCAATCAAGGGAAGCCCTGAGGTTGAGCCGCAGCTGGTGGAGGGAAGTCCCAAGGCCCAATCCCTGGTAGATGTGGACAGCCCGCTGGATCGCGAACCACTGTCTCCCATACCCCACTCCGACGATGAGGCCTCGCTGTCAGACGAATCTGTGCTAACGATACAGAGCGATGTGAGCCAGCTGGACAGGAGTTACTCCATCAG CCTGGCAGAGCTCCGCGAGTGCGGCCTGGAGTCCCAGGACGACGCTCGGCTCGACCACTCCGCCTCGCTGGCATCCAACATGTCGTCCATGTCCGTGGTCTCGCTCATCCCCGCTGAGGAGCTCGACCGCCTGCTGGACGAGGTCAACTGCCTGGAGGAGGAGGCGCTGCAG TGCCCAGAAGAGGTCCGAGTGGTGGTCCTGCACAAGGAGGAGGGGGCAGGCCTCGGCTTTAGCATGGCGGGTGGAGCGGACCACGAGAACAAGACGGTAACT GCTCACAAGGTGTTCCCGTACGGTCTGGCCGCCCAAGAGGGGACCATTGAGCAGGGAGACGAGATCCTGTCCATCAATGGATACTCTCTCAAGGGCGTCACCCACAGCGAGGCCCTCTCCCACCTCCACAAGGCTCGGCCTTCGAAGCAAGCTATCGTCGTGGTGCGGAAGGTGACCAGAGCAGAGAAAACGGCTGTTCACAGGGGTGCCAGTACCAGTAATGAGCATCATGGTGACCAGGTGTCAG AGAACTTGGGAGAGTGTATCACTGTGGAGCTGGAGAAAAATAATGCTGGCCTCGGCTTCAGCCTGGATGGTGGAAAGGATTCCAGTCAGGGGGATCGACCCGTCACTATCAAAAAGGTTTTTTCAG GTGGGATAGCAGAACGCAGTGGTTTGATCCAGCAGGGAGATGAGCTGCTGCGGGTTAACGGAGAAGACTGTCGTGATCGCACTTGTTACGAAGCTTGGAATCTGATCAAATCGCAACCAGCAGGCCCAGTTAGGCTGGTGATCCGGAAGAACCGGGATGGAGTGTCTCAGGAACAGGTATAG